The Desulfitobacterium chlororespirans DSM 11544 genome contains a region encoding:
- a CDS encoding IS3 family transposase has product NCPTEGFWGILKAEMFNLYKFTDEASLRASIDKYIHFYNYERLQERFDNHAPMEVRAAAVETDSPAHYPIPENKRILKYKAKFAA; this is encoded by the coding sequence ATAACTGTCCTACCGAGGGCTTCTGGGGCATACTAAAGGCAGAAATGTTCAATTTGTATAAGTTTACAGACGAGGCTTCTCTCCGGGCTTCAATTGACAAATACATTCATTTCTACAACTATGAACGGCTTCAGGAACGCTTCGACAACCATGCTCCTATGGAAGTTCGGGCTGCTGCAGTTGAGACAGACTCTCCTGCACACTATCCCATTCCCGAGAACAAACGTATTCTGAAGTACAAGGCAAAGTTTGCCGCATAA